One Acidobacteriota bacterium genomic window carries:
- a CDS encoding methylmalonyl-CoA mutase family protein produces the protein MDKKKDWERKNLEPYVKSSPERQKEFTSVSGRKIKRLYTPLDLDNFSYLEKLGFPGEYPFTRGIHPTLYRGKLWTMRQFSGFGSPEDTNKRYKYLLSQGQTGLSVAFDLPTLMGVDADHPLATGEIGKCGVAISSLRDMEVLFDGINLGEISTSMTINAPAAVLWAMYIAVAEKQGVSPKVIRGTIQNDILKEYIAQKEYVFPPEPSMKLVVDTFEFGSKEVPQWNTISISGYHIREAGATAVQELAFTLRDGIEYVEWAIKRGLNVDEFAPRLSFFFNSHNDFFEEIAKFRAARRMWAKIMKERFKAKNERSWWLRFHTQTSGVSLMAQQPYNNIVRVAIQALAAVLGGTQSLHTNSMDETYALPAEQAVTIALRTQQILAYESGVANTIDPLGGSYYMEKITDEIEEKANEYIKKIDDLGGMVRAIEAGFPQREIQESSYWYQKAVERKEKIIVGVNEFIMENEKIPTLVVDEAVVEHQLQRLKDVKNERNTSYVKENLETLKKAAIDNENLMPYILKCVKSYATLGEIMDSLREIWGGYQEPIQF, from the coding sequence ATGGATAAAAAAAAAGATTGGGAGAGAAAAAACCTTGAGCCATACGTTAAATCGTCTCCTGAAAGACAAAAAGAATTTACATCCGTTTCAGGAAGGAAAATCAAAAGACTTTATACACCCCTCGACCTTGATAATTTCTCATATTTAGAAAAATTAGGATTTCCTGGAGAATATCCTTTTACAAGGGGAATTCATCCAACGTTATATAGAGGAAAATTGTGGACAATGCGGCAATTCTCAGGATTTGGAAGTCCTGAGGATACAAATAAGAGATATAAATATTTACTCTCTCAAGGTCAGACAGGTTTGTCTGTAGCATTTGACCTTCCTACATTAATGGGAGTCGATGCAGACCATCCCCTTGCCACAGGTGAGATTGGAAAGTGCGGAGTGGCAATTTCATCATTAAGAGATATGGAAGTTCTTTTTGATGGAATAAACCTGGGAGAAATATCCACATCGATGACAATCAATGCTCCTGCAGCAGTTCTCTGGGCTATGTACATAGCAGTTGCGGAAAAACAGGGTGTAAGCCCGAAAGTTATAAGAGGAACCATTCAAAACGATATCCTTAAAGAATACATAGCTCAGAAAGAATATGTTTTTCCGCCAGAGCCATCGATGAAGCTTGTTGTGGATACATTTGAATTTGGTTCTAAAGAAGTTCCTCAGTGGAATACAATTTCTATCTCCGGATATCATATAAGAGAAGCAGGAGCAACTGCAGTTCAGGAACTGGCCTTCACATTGAGAGATGGCATTGAGTATGTAGAATGGGCAATAAAAAGAGGACTTAATGTAGATGAGTTTGCACCGAGGTTATCATTTTTCTTCAATTCTCATAATGACTTTTTTGAAGAGATTGCAAAATTCAGGGCAGCGAGGAGAATGTGGGCAAAAATAATGAAAGAAAGATTTAAAGCAAAAAATGAGAGATCCTGGTGGTTGAGGTTTCACACGCAGACCTCTGGTGTATCGCTTATGGCACAACAACCTTATAACAACATAGTAAGGGTCGCAATTCAGGCTTTAGCTGCAGTTTTAGGTGGCACCCAGTCTCTTCATACAAATTCAATGGATGAAACTTATGCCCTTCCCGCAGAACAGGCAGTAACCATAGCATTGAGAACTCAGCAGATTTTAGCCTATGAAAGTGGAGTTGCAAACACAATTGACCCTTTAGGTGGATCCTATTACATGGAAAAAATAACTGATGAGATTGAAGAAAAGGCAAATGAATACATTAAGAAAATTGATGATTTAGGAGGGATGGTTAGAGCAATTGAAGCTGGCTTCCCTCAAAGAGAAATTCAAGAGAGCTCATACTGGTACCAGAAAGCTGTGGAAAGAAAAGAGAAAATAATCGTTGGAGTTAATGAATTTATTATGGAAAATGAAAAAATACCAACTCTTGTTGTGGATGAGGCAGTGGTAGAACATCAACTTCAAAGATTAAAAGATGTAAAAAACGAGAGGAATACATCTTATGTAAAAGAAAATCTTGAAACATTGAAGAAAGCTGCCATTGATAATGAAAATTTAATGCCTTATATCTTGAAATGTGTTAAATCTTATGCCACATTGGGAGAAATAATGGATTCCTTGAGAGAAATATGGGGGGGCTATCAGGAGCCGATACAGTTTTAA
- a CDS encoding MtrB/PioB family decaheme-associated outer membrane protein encodes MRKLLNLILIFGIIFGLSILPVSAEEKEKEEVKVKGRAVTGAEDIQTDAKSSKYYEYRDVPRGFYFNLFDLTVERGDRYLNFYANRIRQKDGKYGFSLGDYGKYNVDFEWDKIPHRFSFEGKTLYGELKPGVYTLSDQIQLDAQNAVGDGGLNALRYIGKARTLISDFLTGAHDVGLGLIRNKGTLDLTYNPSVPLSINFNASREARKGTRPIGASFGFSHVVEVQEPIDYNTTNVDANLEYSKQWGTLRAGYYASTFENDIQTLIWDNPYRITDQSYHAPVGAYVWGNGSVRGQMALMPSNSAQKFYINSSFKLLKSTRLNGSISYGSFSQNEKLLPYTINTAIVHEYSGALNSPADTANAKANITSMDFTLISKIIKNVYLNAGYRYYNFDNQTHELHLPGYSRFDQVWEEVPVSVEPYKFVQSRYFGDLSFNLIKNTSFKVGYSFYSIERKLGEEDEGKSDEGTLKASIDSNLTDWLLLRVSYLSAKREWSLEGKKDLYLLRLPGSFNFRRYHEANRDREGINFLVGISPIKNLDFSASYMSGKDKYPKSDYGLKTDDFSLYSFDLSYSIGANSAIYGFYSREEYKGYQGARQTANPPYDKISASTLNDWFATLKDTVDTFGGGLNTYLKKDKINFDLSYTYSKADGTSDLYSPPGREGTGPDLAANFTKKIDTTTLQTIRARLLWKLRPRFSVALGYWYEQYDLEDITRNDWKVDMLATGYALYLGALEPAYKYHVAFLTFICSW; translated from the coding sequence ATGAGGAAATTATTAAATTTAATATTAATTTTTGGAATTATTTTTGGTTTGTCAATTTTGCCAGTTTCAGCAGAAGAAAAAGAGAAAGAAGAGGTAAAGGTAAAGGGCAGAGCTGTAACAGGAGCAGAAGATATTCAGACAGATGCTAAATCTTCAAAGTACTATGAATATAGAGATGTTCCAAGAGGATTCTATTTCAATCTTTTTGACTTAACCGTTGAAAGAGGAGACAGATATTTAAATTTCTATGCAAACAGGATAAGGCAGAAGGATGGAAAATATGGATTCTCATTAGGAGATTATGGAAAATATAATGTAGACTTTGAATGGGATAAGATTCCCCACAGGTTCAGCTTTGAAGGAAAGACTCTTTATGGGGAACTCAAACCAGGTGTTTATACATTATCAGACCAGATTCAGTTGGACGCTCAGAATGCTGTTGGAGATGGCGGACTGAATGCGCTCAGGTATATTGGAAAAGCAAGGACTCTGATTTCAGACTTTCTAACAGGAGCCCATGATGTTGGACTTGGGCTTATCAGAAACAAGGGAACATTAGACCTTACCTACAATCCATCCGTTCCTTTAAGCATTAACTTTAATGCTTCAAGAGAGGCAAGAAAAGGCACACGACCTATTGGAGCTTCATTTGGATTCAGCCATGTTGTGGAAGTTCAAGAGCCTATTGATTATAATACTACAAATGTAGATGCGAACTTAGAATATTCAAAACAATGGGGAACACTCCGGGCAGGATATTATGCTTCTACATTTGAAAATGATATTCAGACTTTAATTTGGGATAACCCATATAGAATTACTGATCAAAGTTATCACGCTCCCGTAGGTGCGTATGTATGGGGAAATGGAAGTGTAAGAGGACAGATGGCTCTGATGCCTTCAAATTCAGCTCAAAAATTCTACATCAATAGTTCCTTTAAGTTATTAAAATCAACGAGATTGAATGGTTCAATTTCCTATGGCTCATTCTCTCAAAATGAAAAACTTCTTCCCTATACAATAAATACAGCGATAGTACATGAATACTCAGGCGCTTTAAATTCTCCTGCTGACACAGCCAATGCAAAAGCAAATATAACATCGATGGATTTTACCCTTATATCAAAAATTATTAAAAACGTATATTTGAATGCTGGATATAGATACTACAATTTTGACAATCAAACTCATGAATTGCATCTTCCCGGTTATTCAAGGTTTGATCAGGTTTGGGAAGAGGTTCCGGTGTCAGTTGAGCCATATAAATTTGTACAATCAAGATATTTTGGGGATTTATCGTTTAATCTGATAAAAAACACTTCGTTCAAAGTTGGTTACTCCTTTTACAGCATTGAAAGAAAATTAGGAGAAGAAGATGAGGGAAAGAGCGATGAAGGAACATTAAAAGCTTCTATTGACAGCAATTTAACTGACTGGCTTCTTTTAAGAGTCTCTTATCTAAGCGCTAAAAGAGAATGGTCTTTAGAGGGCAAAAAAGATCTTTATCTTCTCAGACTTCCGGGAAGCTTTAATTTCAGAAGATACCATGAAGCGAATAGAGACAGAGAAGGAATTAATTTCCTGGTTGGAATTTCACCAATTAAAAACCTTGATTTTTCAGCTTCATATATGTCAGGAAAAGATAAATATCCAAAGTCTGATTATGGATTAAAAACAGATGACTTTTCGTTGTATTCTTTTGATTTGTCATATTCTATTGGGGCAAATTCTGCAATTTATGGGTTTTATTCGAGAGAAGAATATAAAGGTTATCAGGGTGCAAGACAAACTGCCAACCCTCCCTATGATAAGATTTCTGCAAGTACTCTCAACGACTGGTTTGCAACCTTAAAAGATACAGTAGATACTTTTGGTGGAGGTTTAAATACATATCTAAAAAAGGATAAAATTAATTTTGACCTTTCCTATACATATTCAAAGGCTGATGGAACTTCTGATTTATATTCACCTCCTGGAAGAGAAGGAACAGGACCTGATTTAGCAGCAAATTTCACAAAGAAAATTGACACAACAACGCTTCAAACTATCAGAGCAAGATTACTTTGGAAACTAAGACCCCGTTTCTCAGTTGCTTTAGGGTACTGGTATGAACAGTACGACCTTGAAGACATTACAAGAAATGACTGGAAAGTCGACATGCTTGCTACAGGTTATGCCCTTTATTTGGGAGCCCTTGAACCAGCATATAAATATCATGTTGCATTTCTTACATTCATTTGTAGCTGGTAA
- a CDS encoding DmsE family decaheme c-type cytochrome yields the protein MEFKSRFNQLAFTILIPVVILILSLILFSSPERAIAQQEAEYAGIEQCEMCHEEMVKAFKDTIHGKKGFELRSDKACETCHGPAGAHVEAGGDKTKIKSVAALTSEEKSDMCLQCHERGRKMFWLGSAHDARGLACQNCHSVHNAKAEKAQLVKAKETELCFSCHKQKESQFYRASHHPIREGRVNCSDCHNPHGTQTAKLIDADSITEKCYECHAEKRGPFIWEHVPVREDCSLCHEPHGTNHLKMLKAKLPFLCQRCHSDTRHPGTLYDQTQILSNRLFNRSCTNCHALIHGSNHPSGKTFLR from the coding sequence ATGGAGTTTAAAAGTAGATTTAATCAGCTGGCATTCACTATTCTAATTCCTGTTGTCATATTAATACTTTCATTAATTTTATTCTCATCACCAGAGAGGGCGATTGCACAGCAAGAAGCAGAATATGCAGGGATAGAACAATGTGAAATGTGCCATGAGGAAATGGTTAAAGCCTTCAAAGACACAATTCATGGAAAGAAAGGATTTGAACTTCGTTCTGACAAAGCATGCGAAACCTGTCATGGACCTGCTGGTGCTCATGTGGAAGCTGGCGGTGATAAAACAAAAATAAAGTCCGTTGCAGCTCTTACGAGTGAAGAAAAATCCGATATGTGTCTTCAATGCCATGAAAGAGGAAGAAAAATGTTCTGGTTAGGAAGTGCCCATGATGCACGAGGACTTGCCTGTCAGAACTGCCACAGTGTTCATAATGCAAAAGCTGAAAAAGCTCAGCTTGTTAAAGCGAAAGAGACTGAACTCTGCTTTTCATGCCACAAACAGAAAGAATCTCAATTCTACAGAGCATCCCATCATCCAATTAGAGAGGGAAGGGTTAACTGTTCAGACTGCCATAATCCCCATGGAACTCAGACTGCCAAATTAATTGATGCTGATTCAATAACTGAGAAATGTTATGAATGCCATGCTGAAAAAAGAGGTCCTTTTATATGGGAACATGTTCCTGTGAGGGAAGACTGTTCATTATGTCATGAACCTCACGGAACGAATCATCTCAAAATGCTAAAAGCAAAGTTACCTTTTCTCTGTCAGAGATGCCATTCAGACACAAGACACCCTGGCACACTTTACGATCAAACACAGATCCTTTCTAACAGATTATTCAACCGTTCTTGCACAAACTGCCATGCCTTAATTCATGGCTCTAATCATCCTTCTGGAAAGACATTTTTAAGGTAA
- a CDS encoding acyl-CoA dehydrogenase family protein, translating to MVDFRLTEEQIALQEMAREFALKELRPNAAKYDESDEFPWEIMKKAFEVGFLTSSIPQEYGGGGLSTLDTVIICEELAWGCAGMYTSIMANSLALTPIILFGNDEQKRKFFTSFTKEMGFASFALTEREAGSDAGGIATTAKKANGEYIINGSKCFITNGGVSKLSVVFATVDRTRGPRGITAFIVPMDTPGVKIGKIENKMGHRASNTAEIFFDDVKIPEENLLGKEGMGFLVAMKTLDKARPSVGAGGLGIARAAYEHALEYSKTRKQFEKPIASFQHIAFKLSEMATEINAARHLVYHSAWLLDNGLKATKEAAMAKLFATDVAMKITVDALQIFGGYGYMKDYPMEKLVRDAKLMQIYEGTNEIQKYVISREILGPLK from the coding sequence ATGGTTGATTTTAGATTAACTGAGGAACAGATAGCATTACAGGAAATGGCAAGAGAATTTGCCTTAAAAGAATTAAGACCGAATGCTGCAAAATATGATGAAAGTGACGAGTTCCCTTGGGAAATTATGAAAAAAGCTTTTGAGGTTGGATTTTTGACATCCTCGATTCCTCAAGAATATGGGGGAGGAGGTCTTTCTACTTTAGATACTGTTATTATATGTGAGGAACTAGCATGGGGTTGTGCAGGGATGTATACATCGATAATGGCAAACTCCCTCGCCCTTACTCCTATTATTCTGTTTGGAAATGATGAGCAAAAAAGGAAATTTTTTACATCATTTACAAAAGAAATGGGCTTTGCCTCTTTTGCATTAACTGAAAGAGAGGCTGGTTCAGACGCTGGAGGAATAGCTACGACTGCCAAAAAAGCAAATGGAGAATATATAATAAACGGTTCAAAATGCTTCATAACAAATGGAGGAGTGTCAAAGCTTTCAGTGGTATTTGCAACAGTCGACAGAACAAGAGGTCCGAGAGGAATTACAGCCTTTATAGTTCCAATGGATACCCCAGGAGTTAAAATTGGAAAAATTGAAAATAAGATGGGACATAGAGCATCAAATACAGCAGAGATATTTTTTGATGATGTAAAAATTCCTGAAGAAAATTTGCTCGGAAAAGAAGGTATGGGATTTCTCGTCGCGATGAAGACCCTTGATAAAGCTCGTCCTTCTGTTGGAGCAGGAGGACTCGGGATTGCAAGAGCAGCCTATGAACATGCCTTAGAATATTCAAAGACAAGAAAGCAATTCGAAAAACCAATCGCTTCTTTTCAACATATTGCTTTTAAACTTTCAGAAATGGCAACCGAGATTAATGCAGCAAGACATCTTGTATATCATTCTGCATGGCTTCTTGATAATGGACTGAAGGCAACAAAAGAAGCTGCGATGGCAAAGTTATTCGCTACAGATGTAGCGATGAAGATTACAGTTGATGCCCTCCAGATATTCGGAGGATATGGATACATGAAAGACTATCCGATGGAAAAACTTGTAAGAGATGCAAAACTTATGCAGATATACGAAGGAACTAATGAAATTCAGAAATATGTGATATCAAGAGAAATACTCGGTCCTTTGAAATAA
- a CDS encoding secondary thiamine-phosphate synthase enzyme YjbQ, with the protein MKIINSSISLQTKGFCDVKDITEEISDLVKKYGVKNGHVLIFVAGSTGGLTTIEYEPNLIKDFKEIIEKIIPSSKSYHHDSTWGDGNGFSHLRASLIGSSLVVPISEGKLLLGTWQQIVFIDFDNRPRRREIKVQISGE; encoded by the coding sequence ATGAAAATAATTAATTCTTCGATTTCATTACAGACAAAAGGGTTCTGTGATGTGAAAGATATAACAGAGGAAATTTCAGATCTTGTAAAGAAATATGGAGTAAAGAATGGTCATGTATTAATTTTTGTTGCTGGATCAACAGGTGGATTAACAACCATTGAGTATGAACCAAATTTAATAAAGGATTTTAAGGAAATTATAGAAAAAATTATCCCCAGTTCTAAATCATATCATCATGACAGTACCTGGGGAGATGGAAATGGTTTTTCCCATTTGCGAGCATCTCTAATAGGATCTTCCCTTGTGGTTCCAATATCAGAAGGAAAACTGCTCCTTGGGACATGGCAGCAGATAGTTTTTATTGATTTTGATAATCGGCCCCGAAGAAGAGAGATCAAAGTTCAGATAAGCGGAGAATAA
- a CDS encoding lysylphosphatidylglycerol synthase transmembrane domain-containing protein, translating into MKKSFIKIFLTLLITLLLLFFFFKNTDLKEVHYHLKKISSISILSFILFVFLSFVIRAFRWKYMLINQKENIKFSNLLSAIIIGFAISYSIPGRVGEVVRPVLIGYKENINKSFAFGTVVVERLFDIISAIFLYGTFLFWSLFANDSLYKDKEVFKIIKKGSIFAFSLVFSLIFLLFIFHKNKTFLRSLIFFFMKPFTPKIKQNVLNIGENFLNGINCFFYNKKNLFFIIFYSIFLWTFISFSYWFFLYFTGIKIPFFYSFPYILILIVGASVPTPGMVGGFHAASKIGLVSLFSLDENQAIGITLILHIIVVVTTIFLGILFSWKEGLSISKFKSIEKTKKLKQYIF; encoded by the coding sequence ATGAAAAAAAGTTTTATAAAAATATTTCTTACCCTTCTGATTACCTTGCTTCTGCTCTTTTTCTTTTTTAAAAACACGGATTTAAAAGAAGTCCATTATCACCTGAAAAAGATTTCCTCCATTTCAATTCTTTCTTTCATTTTATTTGTCTTTCTCTCTTTTGTTATAAGAGCTTTTCGGTGGAAATATATGTTGATTAATCAAAAAGAGAATATTAAATTTTCGAATCTCCTCTCAGCAATTATCATCGGCTTTGCAATATCTTATTCCATCCCTGGAAGAGTTGGCGAGGTTGTTCGTCCTGTCTTAATCGGCTATAAGGAAAACATAAACAAAAGCTTTGCCTTTGGAACAGTTGTAGTCGAAAGGCTTTTTGATATCATCTCAGCAATTTTTTTGTATGGAACTTTTCTATTCTGGAGTCTCTTTGCCAATGATTCCCTCTATAAAGATAAAGAAGTATTCAAAATAATCAAGAAAGGAAGCATTTTTGCTTTCTCTCTTGTATTTTCTTTAATTTTTCTACTATTTATTTTCCATAAGAATAAAACTTTTCTAAGGTCTTTAATATTTTTTTTTATGAAACCTTTCACCCCAAAAATAAAACAAAATGTATTAAACATCGGAGAAAATTTTCTTAATGGAATTAATTGTTTTTTCTACAATAAAAAAAATCTTTTCTTTATCATATTTTATTCAATATTTCTATGGACTTTTATTTCCTTTTCTTACTGGTTCTTTCTCTATTTCACTGGGATAAAAATTCCATTTTTCTATTCCTTTCCGTACATCCTTATCCTGATCGTTGGTGCTTCTGTTCCCACACCAGGAATGGTTGGCGGGTTTCATGCAGCAAGTAAAATTGGTCTGGTATCCCTGTTCTCACTGGATGAGAATCAAGCGATTGGAATAACATTAATCCTCCACATAATTGTGGTTGTAACAACAATATTTCTGGGTATTCTTTTTTCATGGAAAGAAGGATTGTCTATTTCAAAGTTTAAAAGCATTGAAAAAACCAAAAAATTAAAACAATATATTTTCTAA
- the nrdR gene encoding transcriptional regulator NrdR, giving the protein MKCPHCGEIEDKVIDSRIAKDGTTIRRRRECIKCGRRFTTYEKIEELPFMVIKKDGRREPFNRQKLLLGIRKACEKRPISVKIIEGIANEIEVMMQEKQEREISTSEIGKFVMEKLKKLDKVAYVRFASVYREFKDVDQFMDELSQLLKEK; this is encoded by the coding sequence ATGAAGTGTCCCCACTGCGGAGAAATCGAAGACAAAGTAATCGATTCGAGAATAGCAAAAGATGGCACAACTATAAGACGAAGAAGGGAATGCATCAAATGTGGAAGAAGGTTTACAACTTATGAAAAAATAGAAGAATTGCCATTTATGGTTATTAAAAAAGATGGAAGAAGAGAGCCGTTTAACAGACAGAAACTTCTTCTGGGAATAAGAAAAGCTTGCGAAAAAAGACCAATTTCTGTAAAAATAATAGAGGGAATAGCGAATGAAATAGAGGTTATGATGCAGGAAAAACAGGAAAGAGAGATTTCTACTTCTGAAATAGGTAAATTTGTGATGGAAAAGCTAAAAAAGCTGGATAAAGTTGCATATGTAAGATTTGCATCGGTCTACAGGGAATTTAAAGATGTCGACCAGTTTATGGATGAACTTTCTCAACTCTTAAAAGAGAAATAG
- a CDS encoding Hsp20/alpha crystallin family protein gives MKKIFPFSEIIRLETEMMKIFEEFFPVEKSNDILNVTWVPNVDICEKNEELIIRIELPGVNKKDIKIYLTGNKLEISGVKKEPLKQDAKVWYLLVEREYGRFLRRVFLPVTVNSEGVKTVFEDGILTIKFTKFQETKKGQVEIKLD, from the coding sequence ATGAAGAAAATATTTCCGTTTTCTGAAATTATAAGGCTCGAAACTGAGATGATGAAAATTTTTGAAGAATTCTTTCCTGTAGAAAAATCTAACGATATATTAAATGTCACCTGGGTTCCTAACGTTGATATCTGTGAAAAAAATGAAGAACTCATAATCAGAATAGAACTACCAGGGGTAAACAAAAAGGATATTAAAATTTATCTTACCGGGAATAAGCTGGAAATATCAGGAGTTAAAAAAGAACCCTTAAAACAGGATGCTAAAGTCTGGTATCTTCTTGTCGAACGAGAATACGGGAGATTTTTAAGAAGAGTTTTTCTTCCAGTCACTGTGAATTCTGAAGGTGTAAAGACTGTATTTGAAGATGGTATTCTTACGATAAAATTTACTAAATTTCAGGAAACTAAAAAAGGGCAGGTTGAAATAAAATTAGATTAG